One Aphidius gifuensis isolate YNYX2018 unplaced genomic scaffold, ASM1490517v1 Contig3, whole genome shotgun sequence DNA window includes the following coding sequences:
- the LOC122860040 gene encoding uncharacterized protein LOC122860040, giving the protein MASEINSFIKTEFTNAINYCLKKSEIKNYYNKHDKSEPISRQSARLGEEISSFLMKKIIKKITTHEDINVDIASNVKTKNRKRSTSSNLPHHAGSKNSSGHKKSASPSSSSQKKFKYCYTDSDDSSSSPKRNSFDDEESPKNDEKIEKKKKRSRTFIPRDIKMKVLKLVNKYPYMKLPDIHLSTGYNSITSQQINMWKNQFDYIDSSDESNNIDNRRIINVDVYNKCVEQSNINCKFNERQLKLWALEAKEIHFKNDLTFQFVPDDKWLDTFKIDYSIIEAGNNEMYVIPKKLTEQELRGYMEPCDVEIDLVEEVENVDQVNNDSKQEEKITLKPNNIVGINMNNIEMINMNKQKILREENFAQILSNVDDFIDEDNVDPLQTVDVDNHLINEVPESEINENALNIYTYSKCQEFSEKKIKFGDKEIREWAIDAAKLCALPSSECSDFKPSDDWINKFKKTNGIVGEPWDLRVVENVIDNSEKSYDSNQNLLDLQMNDTDDDDDFFKSLETPSCSFTNLNIEKDNNKVKNNCDQANKLADINGNCLDLSTKKNSSSLDKNKNNKVELVDLTIDDDDDNSFAWRNGAFNIKTELLN; this is encoded by the exons ATGGCAAgtgaaataaattcttttattaaaacCGAATTTACAAatgcaattaattattgtttaaaaaaatctgagattaaaaattattacaataaacatGACAAAAGTGAACCAATATCAAGACAGTCAGCTAGACTTGGTGAAGAAATATCTtcgtttttaatgaaaaaaataattaaaaaaattacaacacaTGAAGACATTAATGTTGATATTGCAAGTAatgttaaaactaaaaatcgtaaacgatcaacatcatcaaatttacCACATCATGCTGgatcaaaaaattcatctggTCACAAAAAATCAGCTTcaccttcatcatcatcacaaaagaaatttaaatattgttatactGATAGTGATGACAGTTCATCTTCTCCAAAGAGAAATtcttttgatgatgaagaatctccaaaaaatgatgaaaaaatagagaaaaaaaaaaaacgatcaaGAACATTTATACCACgtgatattaaaatgaaagtaTTAAAACTTGTCAATAAATATCCATATATGAAACTACCAGACATTCATCTATCAACTGGATATAATAGTATAACTtctcaacaaataaatatgtggaaaaatcaatttgacTATATTGATTCAAGTGATGAATCAAATAACATTGATAACAGAAGAATAATTAATGTTGACGTTTACAATAAGTGTGTTGAACagtcaaatattaattgtaaatttaatgaaagacAATTAAAACTATGGGCACTTGAAGCAAaagaaatacattttaaaaatgatttaacatTTCAATTTGTTCCTGATGATAAATGGCttgatacatttaaaattgattattctaTAATTGAAGCTGGCAACAATGAAATGTATGtaattccaaaaaaattaactgaacAAGAATTAcgtg gaTACATGGAGCCTTGTGATGTAGAAATTGATTTAGTTGAAGAAGTTGAAAATGTTGATCAAGTTAATAATGATAGTAagcaagaagaaaaaattacattaaaaccaaataatattgttggtattaatatgaataatattgagatgattaatatgaataaacaaaaaattttgagaGAAGAAAATTTTGCTCAAATTTTAAgtaatgttgatgattttattgatgaagatAATGTTGATCCTCTTCAAACAGTTGATGTTGATAATCATTTGATCAATGAAGTACCTGAAtctgaaattaatgaaaatgctttgaatatttatacttaCAGTAAATGCCAAgaatttagtgaaaaaaaaattaaatttggtgATAAAGAGATACGAGAATGGGCTATTGATGCAGCTAAACTTTGTGCTCTTCCATCATCTGAATGCTCTGACTTTAAACCATCAGATgattggataaataaatttaaaaaaacaaatggtaTTGTTGGAGAACCATGGGATCTTCGAGTCGTTGAAAATGTAATCGATAATTCTGAAAAATCTTATGACAGTAATCAAAATTTGTTGGATCTTCAAATGAatgatactgatgatgatgatgatttttttaaaagtttagaAACTCCAAGTTGttcttttacaaatttaaacattgaaaaagataataataaagttaaaaataattgtgatcAAGCCAACAAACTTGCTGACATAAATGGAAATTGTTTAGAtctttcaactaaaaaaaatagctcttcacttgataaaaataaaaataataaagttgaaTTAGTTGATTTAACtatagatgatgatgatgataattcatttgCCTGGAGAAATGGTGCGTTTAATATCAAGACTGAgttactaaattaa
- the LOC122860047 gene encoding uncharacterized protein LOC122860047 → MSRVTLQNRRKYKKIFSDAVNICLDSLKKDQHYYVSRLGCSKSISPLAARLSIKLSGHMKEIIKEIELETFDEPVIKSDDDFLLVDENAEFEMDDVNDSDQEENKYNLHRRLDPLLNVLIEENHDNSIIDASTNENTTPREPDICGDNNRSGVPSESSSVKTDSVKTLKNKQLTSTGLLKKQNCPKAIPIRKRVQIFKPISSNVDKGKQQVSKPVDKSSSSTANNSVVIEKNSRQINPEHIVPHVIISELPLRQQSPSQSTSEQSPIKKVDAHVSKTRYTAESESDDDNITLVINKKTNNAKRQNPIQIDDELEEFSPNDSDDNTMTTKGSPKKQPARVTRSSNERSPKKQPVRVTRSSARLTQPAVKYNLCSSTSEDDKTSSSSSEKSDDESEALSTTTASTTTTNNNSVKRQRAKRVGKKKIDTKKSLSQTTIHHPTWTLQRAKKRGRYNGKTDIQKMKFWSQRRDDIDKLNELVYAKCIELKNENSKITDGRIFQIAMEVIEKSLPKNFHLSRTTWRNEFLNKYNITGKPSERLI, encoded by the exons atgtctcGAGTAACATTACAAAATCgtagaaaatacaaaaaaatattttctgatGCTGTTAATATTTGTCTTGattcattgaaaaaagatCAACATTATTATGTCAGTAGATTGGGTTGTAGTAAATCAATTTCACCTTTGGCTGCACGTTTGAGTATTAAATTATCAGGACAcatgaaagaaataataaaagaaattgaatTGGAAACATTTGATGAACCAGTTATTAaaagtgatgatgattttCTTCTTGTTGATGAGAATGCAGAGTTTGAAATGGATGATGTCAATGATTCAGATCAAGaagagaataaatataatttacacaGACGTCTGGATCCTTTGTTAAATGtattaattgaagaaaatcatgataattcaattattgatgCTTCAACaaatg aAAACACAACACCCAGAGAACCAGACATTTGTGGTGACAATAACAGAAGTGGTGTGCCATCTGAATCATCATCAGTTAAAACTGATTCagtaaaaacattaaaaaataaacagctgACATCAACAGGACTTTTAAAAAAGCAGAATTGTCCAAAAGCAATACCAATTCGAAAACGAGtacaaatttttaaaccaATCAGCTCCAATGTTGACAAAG GTAAACAACAAGTGTCAAAACCAGTTGATAAAAGCTCATCAAGTACTGCTAATAACAGtgttgttattgaaaaaaattcacgtCAAATAAATCCAGAACATATTGTACCACATGTTATAATAAGTGAGTTGCCATTGCGACAACAAAGTCCCTCACAATCCACGAGTGAACAGTctccaataaaaaaagttgatgcTCATGTTTCAAAGACACGTTACACAGCTGAATCTGAgtctgatgatgataatataacattggtaataaataagaaaacaaATAATGCCAAAAGACAAAATCCAATACAAATAGATG atgAATTGGAGGAATTCAGTCCAAATGACAGTGATGACAATACAATGACAACTAAAGGTTCACCAAAAAAACAACCAGCACGAGTAACTCGATCATCAAATGAACGTTCACCAAAAAAACAACCAGTTCGAGTAACTAGATCATCAGCCAGATTAACACAACCTGCAGTTAAATATAACTTGTGTTCTTCAACATCTGAGGATGACAAaacttcatcatcttcatcagaAAAAAGTGATGATGAGAGTGAggcattatcaacaacaacagcatcaacaacaacgacaaatAATAACTCTGTTAAAAGACAACGTGCCAAACGAgtaggaaaaaagaaaatagatacaaaaaaatcactttCTCAAACAACTATTCATCATCCAACTTGGACTTTACaaagagcaaaaaaaagaGGTAGATATAATGGTAAAACTGAcattcaaaaaatgaaattttggtCACAAAGAAGAGacgatattgataaattaaatgaattagtTTATGCAAAATGTATTGAgcttaaaaatgaaaattcaaaaattactgATGGCAGGATATTTCAGATAGCAATGGAAGTTATAGAAAAATctttaccaaaaaattttcatctttcTCGTACAACTTggagaaatgaatttttaaataaatataatataactgGTAAACCATCAGAACgtctaatttaa